A window from Saccharomyces cerevisiae S288C chromosome XIII, complete sequence encodes these proteins:
- the MRPL39 gene encoding mitochondrial 54S ribosomal protein bL33m MRPL39 (Mitochondrial ribosomal protein of the large subunit): MVKVKSKNSVIKLLSTAASGYSRYISIKKGAPLVTQVRYDPVVKRHVLFKEAKKRKVAERKPLDFLRTAK, translated from the coding sequence ATGGTAAAAGTGAAATCTAAGAATAGTGTTATAAAGCTATTGTCTACAGCGGCAAGTGGATACTCTCGTTACATCTCGATTAAGAAAGGTGCACCTTTGGTTACTCAGGTCAGATACGATCCTGTGGTGAAACGGCATGTGcttttcaaagaagcaaagaaaaggaaagtgGCAGAAAGAAAGCCATTGGATTTCTTGCGTACAGCCAAGTGA